The Triticum urartu cultivar G1812 chromosome 5, Tu2.1, whole genome shotgun sequence genome contains the following window.
GGCTGCCTTTTTTAATATCTTTTTgaatttatgaacattttttttagttgtgaattttttgaatttttgaaaATTTATAAATATGAACAGAAATTGAAACATGAACAAAAATTGTAATTCTGAAAATTTCCTAAATTTTTTGAACATTGATTAATAAATATGAAGAAAAACCAAAACTCCAAACATTCTTTTTGTAAAtatgaactatttttcaaaaaaaattgaaaagCATTAAATATTTCGAAATTCCAAACAACAAATTGATATTCTAAAGTTTTTGAATTGCTGAAAAATATTAACAATAGACATCAAAAAGGAAAATGTTAAagaaaatgaaaaaggaaagaaaaaaccccaaaaaaagaaaattggagagaagataaaagcaaaaaagaaaaagaaaaataaaaaagaataaGAAGGTTCCCAAAGTCGGAGAGAACAATTATGGGAAGCCGAAGTTGGCAGAATATATTTTCAAAAATTGATGTACTTTTTTCAAATCCGTGAGTGCTTGAGCCGGGCCAGCAGGCGCCCGACGGGAGCGATCTTGTCGCCTAGTTCAGCTAAGGCCTAtgagtttttttcttttctatttttcttctctttttttgttaATTCATTTTTCTTATTTTTGAAATTTATTATCCTTTTTAAAACATGTTCGAAGATTTGAAACATTGTTTGGATACCAACATAATAATTTTAAGTAACAATTTTATATTATGATTTAAAATTCTTTTTTAATTAAAAGCATTTTTTTCAATTTTATCCCATTGTATTGATTAGTTATGTTAAAAACTTAAAATAATAGCTTGAAGCACCTGCTTAAATTATGATTTTAAATAATTTAGTGCCTTCAAGTGTGGTATGGATGCTTATCATGGGCATGCCCATGTGCTAGGAAAAGTTAGGGTCATTTCAAAAATATGCCAGAAGGGCTCCGTTTGAGATCATGTTATTTCTCGACCCCAATATTTTTTCATTGGCTTATATGCCAAGTTGTTTAGGTTTTTGACAAACTTGGTAATCCCCTACAGTTTTCATAGTAAAAAAGGCTGGTAAATGGTAGGACGTGTCACAACTTGCATACGGTGTCAGAAATTGTTTAAACCTAGCATGGATGCCTACTATGGGCATGCCCGCGTGCTTGCAAAAGTTAGGATCATTTGAAGGATGTCCAAAAGTAGGTCATGTTCGATAAAGAGTGTTCGAGCTGAGGTCAGATGGGTCCGGTTGAGAGCACATTGTTTTTCGACATTCTTGAAATGGACCTAATTTTTCCCCATGAATTTATATGACCAATTTAAGACACCATGCCAAGGTATTTGGTTTTTCAAAAAATTGCATTTTCTGGAGTTCTCTTGGTCAAAAAAGACCGATAAATGGTCGAACATGTCGGAAATTATTCAAACCTGACATGGATGCCTAACATGGGCATGCCCATTTTCTTGTAAAAGTTGGGGTCATTTCAAGAATGTCAAAAAATATATCATGTTGAACGGAGAGTGTTCAGGTAGGCCAGAAGGGTCTGTTTGAAAGCACATCATTTTCTTCATCCGTCAAACGATCCCAATTTTTCCTGCCAGGTTCTATGACCAATTCAAGGCATCATGCCAAGTTGTTTTTATTTTTGACAAGTTTTGCATTTTCTTGAGTTCTCTCGATGAAATAGGTTAATAAATGGCCGGACGTGTCGCAACGTGCAAGTGGTGTCGGTAATCGTCCAAACCTGACATGGATGTCTCATATATCTGTGCCAGGCGACTGCAAGAAGTTGGAGTCATTTGTCCATAGTCCAAAAAAATACTAGTTCAGAGACTAGGCCAGACGGAGATGGGTGCATCCATGAGCATGTAGTTTTTCCACATTCAAATGTTTTTGTCCTTTGCAATTTCCGTCATTATCAATTAATATGAACATTTTCTTATGTCCTGGCCATTTGTTGAAATTTGTTAGCAATTTTGGAATTTCAAACTTGGAACACTTTTTCCAAATTTATTAACAAATGCCGAACAATTGACGAAAATTTTGAACACATATTGCAAACCACATACTTTTTAAAAGAAATTATCAACTATTTCTGAAACACAGATATTTcctaaatttgtgaacaaaaaatttgaaaacaggaatatattttaaattccagaaaaattCTAAAATTCTGGATTTTATAgtaaaatttaaaaaatattagaaaaataagaaaaatagtATCCAAACAATATTAAAAAATTGAACAAGTTTCAAAAGGAATAAAATGAATtaccaaaaaaagagaagaaaaaagaatAGACAGGTAAAAAACGGTTAGGCCTTGGCCCAACTAGGCGGCGACATCGCCCCGCAGGGCGCCTGTTAGGCCAGCCAAGCGTTCGCGGATTTGAAAAGAATTCATCAATTTAATAAAATGTTCATGGATTCTAAATCTTTCGCGGAATTTCAATATAATTTCACTAAAAATATTTGCAAAAACATTTCAAGAAATTGAAAAAGATTGATAAATTTGAGAAAAATTTTAAGAATTTAAAGTTTAAAATTTCACACATTtggaaaaacaaaaaataaataaatgacaaagaaaaagagaaaatGAAAACAAAAAAATCAGAATAAAACATAACAAAACCCGGTTAAAGAGACACAAAGAAGCCCTGCTTGAAACTTTACTAATTTACATTCGCCACATTTTTTGATGATTAAAAAAAAGATAGCAAAAAGCTGAGGGCGCCAAAATATGCTCGGGTATGCCATGTACGCCTAGGTCGCGTATGGGCGAACATATTTTTCTTAAATACCATTTTATCCTTTATTATGATGGGTACGTAGAGATTCTCTGTTGATATTTTTAAGGGGTTGTACAGAGAGTCAATCTTTTCTAATTTCCTTTGGGAAATTAGATTTGTCTCATATTTTCTTAACGGTAATATGTGGCTCATTTATATGATCATAGTACAAGTCACGTACACACTCGATCTGACAAAACTAAAAAGATAGCAATACGCTAGGCTTTACACAAAGGAACGCCATCCAAAAAAGAAAATTATAATCAAGATCGAAGAATCCCCTGAGCTTAACATCAACGTCTGTCACTCCCTTCGGCATCATCACAACAATCatcaaagaaaaaaaaaagacGGATCATCTCCACACCCGAACTCGACGCAACTCCATCGTTGATATCCAGCTTTGCAGACCTCcaagatgcagctttgcggacCTCCAAGTTGGCTCGCCAAAGGCGAAAGCTTTACTATTGAACGAATCAGACCGAGGTAACATCCCGCACAGGCTATCGAACTCCAGATCTGCTACCCCCGCATGATTAAGACGTCAAAGGAGGAAACGACACCTACCATCCACGAACCACGAACCCATCACACGATCCACCATCTTTCAGATGCCGCCTATGCAGACCACAATCTGCATCGCTCCTGGACTACCTCTCAATCTTCGTGCAAACGTTGGAGAATACGATGTCGCAAAGGTGGAGTCCGAGGACATAGGTCCATGAAAGGATGCTGCTGCCGCCGCGTCATCCTTGCTTGTGCCATCGCCGCCGGCGAAGTCAAGATGATGAACAAGCCAAAACCTAAGCTACTAAAGGCTAAAACGATCGCCACATGACCTCGGTGACCCCCCTCATCACCGACGACCAAGGTCATTGACAGAGGGGAGCGGCCAGAGGACGGCGGCGGATGGAAGCACTCCTACCGGCAGTCGCGAGATCGCTTTCTTTCTTCCTTGGAAGAAAGAAACGATATGCTGTAGCTTTGTCTCATCCTTCCACACAACTTTGCTTGCATTAACATAGTTGCGTGCAATGACAACTGATCGTTGCATCGAACGAGGCTGATGCAGGCATCTAAACACAGGCTTTCTTTCCTACTCACATACTACTACAACAGAGACAACCATACTCCAGGTTCAATCTTTTGTTTCTTCTTCCTGCAGTGCAGTGCAGATGATCACACGGCCAGTATCCAACGCACACAAGGCCACACATACGTAAGCGCCGCCGAATACATCATAGGTAGAACAAGACGAGGACGGCTCGTGGCAGCGGATGTGACAAGCGACATGGGCAACGTCTCATCGAACTGGACCAGGGATCTGTAGGCGGCATTGGGCTGCCAGTAGGCCGGGATGACCTGGTCGGCCACGAGCGACCTGCCGGACTCGTCGGTGACGCGCAGCGAGAAGGGCCCCTGCAGCGGGCGGAGCCTGTCCAGGCGCCAGATGGAGCCCCACGACTCCCTCATCGGCGTCCAGTACCCCGTCGGCGCCCTGTCCGGCAGCCGCGACTCCATTATGTCCACCTGCGACACGTCGCCGGCGCCGTCCTCGTACTCCACCAGGATCGCCAGGTAGTTGGGGTTGGACCCGTGCTGCACCCGGAACGTCACCGTTAGCCCCGGGTACTGGCAGGGCACCCTGCAACCAAGAAAACAAACAAAAGCAGTAGATTATGGATCTTTAATCCCGTAAAGTTAGGATGCGCAAAATGCTTCTTGCTGTTGACAATTAGCGAGACGAAAGTGCAGGCAAAGCACAGAATTTGCTTTTGCAGCAAGGAAAGTAGCCAGTGGTGGACAAGGAAAGACGGATGCCATGTTTGTCGTTCTCGGTTAAAGTTAACGATGATGGGATTAAGTAGGATAAGATGGTGGAGCTAGCTACCTCTTGAACTGCATGTCGATGATGCCGGCGTGGCGGAGCTCGTCGTGGCGGCCGTACTTGGCCATGCCGCCGAAGGCGGTGCCGCTGAGGTCGAAGTGGTAGCGGGAGACCGGGTAGTAGTTCATGTCCGTGATGATCACCGTCTCCGGGACGCCGGAGCAGGCACGATGGGCCACGCACCTGATCTGCATTGCACGCAACAATCCAAGATCCATGGAATCAAATTGGGTTACATCACAGGCTGTCTGTCCGGGGAAAGAAATCGTACTGCTACTAAACGACAACGTCGGCATGTTACTGTGAAAAGTAAGTACTCCGGCGACAGACATCAGTTATGCTAACCTGGTAGCATGAGCCGCACCCCTTGCCGTCCTTGAAGATGGGCTGGTTGCC
Protein-coding sequences here:
- the LOC125508011 gene encoding expansin-B3-like, with the translated sequence MAATFSFARVVALFFLVAAHPHGCCGCGYLPDLFCYPPPPPAPTTNVPATNVPASNIPAPNSNSSSDEGWLDARATWYGAPNGAGPYDNGGACGFKNVNWPPFSSMTSCGNQPIFKDGKGCGSCYQIRCVAHRACSGVPETVIITDMNYYPVSRYHFDLSGTAFGGMAKYGRHDELRHAGIIDMQFKRVPCQYPGLTVTFRVQHGSNPNYLAILVEYEDGAGDVSQVDIMESRLPDRAPTGYWTPMRESWGSIWRLDRLRPLQGPFSLRVTDESGRSLVADQVIPAYWQPNAAYRSLVQFDETLPMSLVTSAATSRPRLVLPMMYSAALTYVWPCVRWILAV